Below is a genomic region from Schistocerca americana isolate TAMUIC-IGC-003095 chromosome 1, iqSchAmer2.1, whole genome shotgun sequence.
ATACCCTTTGCCTttacaacaagaaataaaattatttctctttcaGTAGGTTAACATACCTATTAcaacacaataaaatttattttcgaaATCGAGGTGAAAAAAAGTACGTTGTATTAAGCAGTTGTGCTTTATGGCGCGTGTTACTGCTGGATGTAAACGAAATTGCGCTGTCATGAAAGACGAAAATGGTTATACCCCCGAACGGCATCAGATGTTCAGTAAAAAGCCTTGTCGACCACTGAGAGCTGCCAGTGTACTTCATGTCTCACCAAACGACACCGCATGGATCCCGACGCACAGCATTCAGGGAGAAGTGAAACGGGGCGTAAGTCCGCTCACCCAACGCAACGATTTTTGTTAATTACTTCACGATAGCGTAAGCATGTTTCTTCATCAAAGCCAAGTGtgtccatttccttccccatccctgtcaAAATAGTTTTCAGTTTCTAATGATCTTTATGACGACGGCATATTAGAGTTGAATACGGCTTCCTCGCTTTCTTCTGATTCTTCGTCACAGCAAACTGACCTTATACCTGATGGTGGTATGATTAACAACTGCAGCATTAGAGGTAACGTGTTACACTTCAGGTCGGACAACGCTGCGGCATATTGATTAAATTTCAAAAATAACGAATATAACGCCGTGTAGAAACCGAAAGAAATGAGTAAGAAATCACCCGAATGAGAGTTCAGGCCGCTGGTAGTCAGAACTGTATAAACGAATCCTCGGTACGGTGTCTACCGCACACAGTTTGCACTGTCTTAAAGTACGTTTAAAGGTAaaagttgttttcttttccttcacaTTATGAATACCAGAAAATTTGGTACTGAAGACTAAGAAGTGCCAAAAGCAACTGGCATAGCTTGCCCACATACCGTAAGTGAGCAACTGACTTAAAGAGCCCTTAGAAACGTTGATAAACCGTTTACAATGTGATTAAACATGAAGGTGGATTCTAATCTTCTCGCTTGGCACGCTTGATTTAGTCGTACCTTTCGGTCATACACATCTTAACATTACTAAATAAAATATATAGCAGAGGTACCGGTATATATGGCTAGACTTATATTTTCTACTGGAGCCACATAATACTATAGAACCCCTAATAAAATATGCCTGTCGGCAGTAAACGATAACTCGTGACAGGAACAAAGAAATTTATCCCGCGAAATGGGCTGTTTCTTTGATAGACTTAACTTTCGCCTTATAGCAAAACAAAGCAAGATATGGCATGTGTTCTACCAGATCACCGCTTGGAAACAGATGCTAAACAGTCCTAAACGGAGTACTCGAAcataaggttaggttagtgttgtttaacgtcccgtcgacaacgaggtcattagagacggagcgtgagctcgggttagggaaggatggggaggaaatcggccgtgccctttgaaaggcaccatcccggcatttgcctgaaacgatttagggaaatcacggaaaacctaaatcaggatggctggcgacgggattgaaccgtcgtcctcccgaacataAGGAACTGATCGTTAAAAATGGATTATATGGTAGCTATGCTTCAAAGTGACGAATGTCTGCCTCAAAAAATTAATTGCACCAGTCACTTATGGAACTTAACTCTGGGTTCAAAATCAGTGGGTGTCGTTGAATCCACATGCTGTATATTGAAGGAGTGTAACTGCAGCGCGACCAGCACTCTCCACGCTGTATTCTGGAAGCTGTGTATTTTATAGGCATATTAACAAGTGCTTATTGACGAATCTTCTACCACACGATCCAACACTAGCTCCTCAAATTCTGCTGAGCAAATAATTCTGTGGCGATATCTTGGCGAACTCTTTGCAGCCTGAGTCACGCAATATGTCGTAAGTCTCAATTCACGGCGATAAATTTCTCCAAATTAGGATGTTTTTCTCATCTTGCGGTACTTTTGTCTGCACATTCTTTCACCTTTTCGAGTGCTGCATCTTTGTGCCCAATACATTAAATGCGTATCTGTAAAGCCCTGTTACGAGTTGTGCCCCATCTTCTGGAACTATACAGATAATAGAGTATAGTTTTTCTATCTAGCGACACCGACGTCGATGCGATGAAATAAACATGTGTCTCACACTCATTACTCACTCAATATTTCACCACGCAGAAATTTTTAATTCCAACCATTGGCTCCTTATTTCGAAGTACTCAATTTATGATAACGATTTTGACCTTCAGAGTCAAACACTGTGTATTACTTTTCCTTCACTCTAATGAACTACAGCACATATCAAGTCAACTTCCACTACTGAAAATGGTACGGGTTAACCAACCACATAACATCTCTTTCTAGTTGTAGACAATACTCAAGCATCGTCGCCATCACAGTTCGGCTGTAATCGGATGCTGACTATCGGCTGTGTAGTCTCATGGATTCCGTAACTCACTGCTCACTTAGAGAGACCGATTCCTCCTACTGATAATCGGCTATGATTTATCATCCCCGTTACTATTAGACATCTATTCGATAGGGAGCTCACGAAAGGCGGACTACGACTGTAGCAATTAACAAGGATGGGCTTTAGCTAAGTTCTGACGCACCTCCAGAAATTCTTCAGTTACTTGAAACTGCACTACGGCGTTCGGCATTTCAGACTTTCTATCGAGTATGGTTTGAGGTGGATGAATCCTGctaccttgggagcaaaataacgaatgccggacgaagcaaggaggacacaaggAGCAGAGTGGCGTAGGGAAAAAGAGAATCCCACCACAGTAAGTCTATTAGtaatcaaacatttttttttttaaatttgaggacgaaattcctGTGGATGTACatccggagcacagcattgtacggaagtgaacgAAAGACTGTGCGGAAAACCGTAAAACAAGTGAATCGAAGATTTTGCGATTTAGTGTCGCAGAatctgctgaaaattaagtggacgaaTACGTAATTGGTGGGTTAGCCACAGAATCGGTAGGGAAGGGTATCTTTATTGAATTGGgtttattgtttgtattttgtatttgcCGTGATTtagaaagcaataaaaaagaattaACAAATTTTTAACAGCTAAAAATCCCCAAATtccagaactatgaaaaaaaacaagaaaagtgtatattaaaaacagtaaatagaaGCGGGGGCACGATGATATGagacgtgttaagacatcagagaatgacttcaaCTGTGCTAGAAAAAGTAATTGAGTAGAATATTTATGGGACGGAACAGATATCGGAATATATcagacaagtaaatgaagaatccaggatggaataacgacaGTATTGCGGAAAGGGTGGTTGCTACTCAGcgtgtagcggagatgctgagtcccaggtaggcacaacaaaaagactgtcaaacaattaAGCTATATAATTGcgcaggcttccgcggccagagtcagtcggcataaaagttttctgggtttggtaccgcgtcataatgtaaacagtgctgctgctggagaaaaaccaacgtttcggccacgattgcagcgagCTTCTTCTGGGCCAGGCACTACCGCAGCCTCTGGCTGGCGTGGCCAGAATGGCCGGaatggcctcagcagccagagactgtggtcatatgggtgtgagttgtgtgtgtgtgtgtgtgtgtgtgtgtgtgtgcgtgtgtgtgtgtgtttgttgtctaatTCCGATGAGGGTTTTTTTGGCCTAAAGCttgtttgtttgacagtctttctgttgtgtctacctgggactcagcgtctccactatatgatgagtagcaactattctttttatAATATTGCCAAATAGATGAAGAAGTTGTTTgtaagatgaagagattggcacaggggaGAAGAAAATGGCGGGACGCTTCAGACTAATCGCAAGACTGATCCCCTTCCCAAACTcgttaaaaagaagaagaaaaaaatacgtGTTCTGCGCCTGCTAGCTTGGTCTCTTCTGTCGTTAGTCCACTGGAGCACCTGTGTGATGACCAAAACGCAGTCAGGAAACGTACCGAAGAAGGGTGAGACAGGGATCATTGTGTTTCGACTGGTGAGCCATACGACAGCAGCTGTTTGTGACACGAGCAGTCGACGCGGCCCTGACAATCTggcgctgtgctgtgctgtgcggcGCCGTTTCCGCTGTCGCACACTCGCTTTCTACGGCCGTGGGCGCGGCGCCGCTCAGAGTGGGAAGCGCGAGCCGCGCCGCGTGGGCGAGCTCAGCTGGCCGCGGGCCCGGCGCGCCGTGCCGCCTCGCTTATTACCCTGTCCTCTTAAAGGGGCGCGCGCTTTGTTTCCTCCGCACATTTACATCGCAGTCTCGATCGTGCGAAGGCGGATTAACGGTGGCGAACGAGAGTTAGAGAAACGTCGGAGACATGGATGGGTCACAATGCCAATTAACGATACAACAGCTACATCGGCTGTACATTCCAACAACATAAATGTTGTAACGTACTGTACCAGCAACGCTCTGTTTATTTAATAACTAGATATGCAAATACCGACTTCTTTTTACTGGATACGTACAGAATAATTTCTAAAAACATTCAGCAGCTTAGATAGCATAAATATTTCTGTACGTATTTAAGACACCCAGTGTCGAAAGATTTTGCTGTCACCTTCAAGTCTTCAAAATCTTTTTCTCACgcaacgtgttcattttacgttggacttggcgtgaggtccaacgTAACATGAATACgtttcataagaaaaaggatttttTAAGACTTGAGGATGACAGCGAAGTCTGCCAAAACCGATTGtcttaaataaacaaacatttatgCTATcgaggctgttgaatgtttttagcaagtaaacAGATCGTTCCATCGGTTTTCTCAAAAcgagaaaattcaattaaaaaaataattccgGCTGTCCTTAAGTGTCATCTTGTGTAACATACGGCACGCTTGACTCGACAAGTGACTGAGTTCCTTATGGTATCCTCCTGTTCTGGACAAACTGAAGTGGTACTCATAACCCTCAATTTTTGAGGGAGGTTTGATTTCTGATCGTGATACTACACAGTCTTGAAATCGATTGTGCTTGAATtgagtataaaaataaacagtgttaCGCCTGTGCTGACACAATGACGTTAATACTAGAATAAATTAAACGGCTGAAAAAAGATCGATATGGACGTCGTATCTGTAATAGATCACGAGAGGGGTGGAGGGCGGGGTGGGACTTTGTAGAAAACAGCCGTATACGACTCGCATCAGCTGTCCACTCATCTGTAAGATAACAAAAAAGTGAATAAAATATCGATCCTTCATCAGGCTTGAGCACGTTTAAGTCATTAATATACCCTAAGACCATAAAAAACGGTACACCACGAAGATttgtctgaatgggacggaaatcggaaaatgtgatgtacatgtacagacaaacaaacaaccacggcttcagaaaaactggatgatttattcaagagaaagagcctcagaAACTCAATGACGCGTTGgtacacctctggtccttatggaagcagttattcaatTAGCCATCGATTGCTCAATGTCCTCCTGtcggatatcgtgccaaactctgtccaattggcgcgttagatcgttaaaatccttagatggttggagggccctgtccataatgatccaaacgttctcagttggggagagatccggcgacctatcTAACagacgtagggtttggcaagcacgaaggcaagcaataCGAGTCTCGctctgtgtgggcgggcattatattgctgaaaagcaagaacaggatggcttcccatgaaggaaaacaacggggcgtagaatatcgtagaggtgccgctgtgctgtaacgaACCGCGGACGATAACCAGAGAGTCCTGGTGTGAAATGAAGTGGCAACCCagagcatcactcctggttgtcggggcgtatggcgggcgacagtcgggttggtatcccaccgccctCTGTGGCGTCTCTGGACCACAAATCAGTAGATACTGGCGCccagtgttccttgacttctggaaggcatcgaCACAGTTCCACACCGTTACCTAATGAAAAAAGTACGCTCGTAAGGAATATCAGACTTAGCTTTGTGACTGGATTAAAGAATTAAAAACATTAGAACACATTAtatcattcttaacggagagaaatcttcaggcgTAAAAGTACTTTCAGATGAACCCTAGTGCAATTTTACAGGGCTATTATTCTGCACAAAACATATAACTGACGTAGGAGATAATGTCGGAAGCCCAAGAGGCTTATTGTGAATGGTGTTGTTGCGTGCAAGAAGATGTAACGATTGAAAGttttagcgaaatgcagaaagatcacTTAAAGCAGGAATTGCCTGTCGATCATCAACTTACGCGTATGTGGTGTATTGGGCCTAAACAGGCGGGAATACTCCTCGTTCTCTGTTACACGATTTCCAAACAGTCGTTGAAAACAGTCACCCCCGTTAAATATCTCGGGATGAGAAAACAAAGCAATTCAAAATGAAACAGTCACATCAAACTAATCACATGAAATTCAGGAGCCAGACGAAATTAATTGGAAGAATTCTCTAAACTTGTAGTCCATCACATGAAGCACGTAGCTTAAAACAACCTCATTCGACTGACACTTGAGTATTTCTGCTCAGTCAGTGACTTGTACCAGGTTGAACTGGATTGATACAGGAAATGGAAAAGATCCAAATAGAGGAAATGGAAAAGATCCAAAGAACAACAGCACATTTCGTTACGGAAATCAATCTCCATTGTCGTCTTCTGCAGGTGCTGAGCTATGCCTCGTCGTTGTCGTTGATGCCACAGCCACTGGAGGAAGCAAGTAGTTCTCCATTAGTTGTTATGGCATGATAATCGTGCGACATACCTTTTTATATGTCGATTGCTCATTTACGATTTTGACGTCCCAAAGCTTCATCTTAACTGTCGGTGGATTGGCGGAGCCATTCTTCAACATCACACTACTGCACTGCATACTTAAACACTTTTCCTTAATGTGCGTCACCGTACAAACGCTTCTCCACAGACGTTTCACTGTACACACTGGAAACGTTTGTACAGTAGAGGTACATCAGGAAAAAAGTGTTAAAATAAGCAGTGCAGTAGCGTAATGTTGAAcaacagctctgccagtacacaaaCGTTGCAGGTGAGGCTTTGGAACGTCAAAATTGCAAGTGAGCAATCGATATATAGAAAGTGTAACAAACGATGCTCACGCCATAACAACTGATGTGTAATACTTTTTGCTTCATATACAGGCTGTGGTATCAACCACAACAACGAGTCACAGCTCCAAGCCAGCAGAAGACAACAATGGACATCGGTTTCAAGTCACCCATTGCCATCCCCCTCCCCCAAACACTCCAACAGTCACTCCAGAAGCAAGTTCTAGGTTAATCTAAACTAAGATATTTTATCTTCAAGTAACATTTGCGTGTATAAAGGTCTGATGATGAGCGAAACAGCTCGAAATGTGTGCAGtacaattaaatataaaataaataaatgggacTGGcagcagaaaaatacaaataaacatTTAATCAACATATTGCTTCCTACTACATACATGTCGCGAAAAGACTATGAAGGTAAATTTACAGAGATTTGACCTCCTATGGATGATTCGTAACAGTTGTCCTCTCAAAAtgattcatatggctctaagcactatgggacttaacgtctgatgtcatcagtcccctagacttagaactactgaaacctaactaacacacatccatgcccaaggcaggattcgaacctgtagcagctgtgtggttccagactgaagcgcctagaaccgctcggtcacagcggccggcagttgtcCTTTCCGTGTAAAATTCGTGAATGGAACGCTGCAGGGAAGAGGAAAGGAGGAGTGGAGAAAGGTGATAAGCAATAAACAAAGTACAGTCGGCCACATGCCTTAGGATAGTTTGcagaatgtggatgtagatgtagctgtaaaagaaaaGGCGAATACGAAAGTGGCAGCAGCTCATGAAGTGCCTCTATTGGTAGAACGAGGGGAGATGTCAACGTGATTGTTTTGTTGCAGAATGAAGCTGCTGGTAGTATCGCTGGCAGTGCTGTGCGCGTGTGTGGCGTTCCCCGTGGACGAGGCGCCGCGGCCAGTCGTGCCGCTGGTCATCACCGACTACTCCTCCGTCGCTCCGGACGACACCAAGAAGGAGGCGTCAGCTGACGCGCCCGTGAAGACCGAGACGCCGGCAGCCGACCCCACTGGGGAGACTACGAAAGCTGTGGCAGCCGCTGAGGTTCCCGTCCCGGCCGCCCCTGCCGAGCCCGCAGCTGCAGCCGCCGCGCCCGTAGAGGCCGCTGCTGAGGCCGCCGCCAAGCCGGAGGTCAAGTCCGACAAGCCCGAAGCAGAGGCGACGGCAGCCGCGCCGGTGGAGAAGCCCGCCGCGGAGGCAGCCAAGCCGGAGGAGAGCAAGCCTGCCGAGGACCCCAAGCCCGCGCCAGCTGAGGACGCCGTCAAGGTCGCGGAACCCGAGAAGGAGGAATCGCCCAAGCCGGAGGGTGACAAGCCCGTTACCGTCGCAAAGACAGAAGAGGAGCCGGCCAAGGCGGCATCGGAGCCGGTCAAGGCTGCAGAGCTGCCAAAGCCAGAGGACGAGAAGAAGCTGGAGGATGCTGTTGCGGACAAGACCGAGGAGAAGGACACGCCGAAGCCCGAAGGGGAGGCTGCCAAAGCGGACGAACCTGCCAAGCCAGAAGAACCCGCCAAGCCGGAGCCAGCCGTCGCCGCCGCCGAGCCCGAGCCCGCCAAGGAGGAGAAGAAGCCAGAGGAGGTGAAGAAGGAGGAGGAGCCAGCGAAGCCGGAAGAAGCCAAGAAAGAAGAGATGGCCGTTAAGGACGCCCCCAAGGAAGAAGCCAAAAACGACGCTCCCGCTGTCGCTGCTGCCGCCGCGACGACCCGCCGAAGGCGCGAAGCTATTGCCGCCGAGGAGAAGAAGGACAAGAAGCCTACGGACAACAAGAAGGACGACAAGAAGGGAAAGTCTGAGGAGGAAGAGAGCAAGGAAGAGAGCAAGGAAGAGAGCAAGGAAGTGGCGCCCGAAGCTCCCGTCAGTACCGAAGTCGCTGCCGACGCCAAGCCCGAAGTGGCCGCAGCAGAGCCGACAGCACTGGAACCCGTCAAGGCGGAAGCGGAGGAAAAGAAGCCAGAGGAGACGCAGGGCGCGGTGAAGGCGCAGCCGGCGGAGGAGCCGGAGAAGAAGGCAGAGGAGAAGCCCGAGGAGGAGAAGAAGCCGGAGGAAAAGACTGAGGAGgttaagaaggaggaggaggagaagaagcccGAGGAGGAGAAGAAGGCGGAGGAGGAGCCGACGAACGAGGCGCCCGCCAAGGCAGAGGAGAAGCCGGCgaaggaggaggagcagaagcCTGCGGAGGCGGCGGCGAGCTCATAACGCGGCCCGCGGGCGCCCGCGCGAGCGCTCCTGCACTGTCGATCTGCCGGCAACGTAACTCCTTCCGCGGCAGCGTCAAGTCGGCAAACGTTCTCCTAGCTCTGTCTCGCAGACAGCCCCTTCAGCGGCAGGAGTTACCTGGCATGTGGGATATGGGGACTCTCTCTTCGCCCTGAACTCTTCTACACTCGACTCGTTTCACACGAATGGCAATATCCGAGTAGCTGTATCCCACTCGGAAAACAGTATCTACTTTGCATTAAATCCTAATCCAAGTACTTGCTAACAGGAGCTTCCTGTGATCAACTTGTCATCTACTTGCCCGTCATGATTGATTCTTTACAAGAAAATAACTGATTTCCCTTCAACAATACAAAACTACCCCTTAAGACATTCTGCATTAAATTAAAACCTTCGTGTGAAACTTGAGCTTAACGATTTCATGCCTTCTTGACAAACACCGTACACAAAAGAAACATAAATACTCACTTCAGTTATTTCTGGCGAGTCAAATCGATAGCATTTACGATAAATGCTAAATTATACTCGCCAGATTACACGCGATGTTGTCAAGAAAGTCGTGAAAAACATGAAAGTTACTGTGGCTATGAGCCATCAAGTACTGTAACAGTAGTAATACACCACATGACAGCATACCTGATCTGTTGGATTACTCCATTTCATCCTAGTTTAGAGAAAGTAAATTAATGATACAGTGACTGAGTGAAATTGTGGACAGTACCCGAGCGAACTGTCTATACAAGCAAATAGTTTACTAGTGTGTGTGTATGGATGTTATCGAATGCAACATATCGTACAGAAAGGCAATAAAATTTGCCTCATTTTTCATCGTATACTGTTACAAATACAATTAAACAGTTATGTTCTGCACTCCGTTATCAGTTGCATGTAATGTAGTGTGTCTGTATTTAAAAAAGCTTACAATAAAATCTATTTTATACAAAGATCTCATAGTTCGTTGCTTTGCATCATGTACATTAATCTGCAGACATAAAGATAAACTTTACTCTTGTCTTCACACACGCTTTTTTCATTCATCATGATTCATTTAGTATTCCAAAAACAGATGTGTCTTTTTTTAAAGGTGAGAGGCAAAGGTCTTGCTTCGAAATACACTCAGTTTTCCTTCTGACCAATATTATTTTGGTTAGTAAAGGCGATAACGCTTGGTGACTAATAATTCTGTATTTCAGCAGTAGCAGGAGCACGACAAgagctacagcaacttcattaaAAATGATTAAGCCTACCATAGGTTCTCTTCTTATATCACGAATTTGATGTACGATAGTCTAAAAATACAATACAAATGCATCTTATTGTCAGCAACAGGGATGAGAGGTAGATCACTTTACACATAAGGTCCATTCGAGagaacaaaatttctatttggattCGGTCTATGAGAATTTCTCATTGTCGCTAATGAGTTCTATATGTCTAAGAATCAATTGGATTACCATCTTTAGTCGTAATATTGATAATGGAATATAATATAAGTAGTATTATTATGTGTTTCAAATTTTGTAACAGGTTTAGTCTAGACATGTTATCAATTATGCAActtatcatcatcttcttcttgttctccCTTCTTCTTCCTGTGGATTATCTACGGCTGGCGCCACTTTTCCGCCTCAAGTCGCCATCTTCTTCTGTCTTGATTTTCCTCAACGTCCATATTCCTTGCTTCCATTCTCTCTTCAACATTATTTTCCAGCCGCGTCGTGGGTGGCCCCTTTTCTTCCGCTGGGATAGTATCCATCGTACTATCCTATTTGATATTATGTCGTCATTCATCCTGTTCACATACTCAAACCCCATCACCTGTTTTTGTTGGATGTCGCCACTTGCTAATGTCCCAGGCTTCTGCTGCGTAAAAAACTACATTCTGGACTATAGTCTTATACATTATCTTCTTCGTTGTCCTTATCTTTTTGTTCCACAGAACAGAGCTCACTGCCCTTGTTACAGTTCGTCATTTATTAATCCTACTAGTTTCTTCATCATTGCTTGTGTCCTGTTTATTAAATAATACCCCAAGATAGTCTGCCTTTTCTACACTTACAATTACTTCTCCATCTTTCACCAAATTATTCACTTTTTCCGTTCCAACAGCCAAGTACTCACACTTCTTCATGCTCACCTTCAGGCTAGCCTTATTGTATTCCTCTTTAAGCTTTTTATCATATAGCTCAGGTCATCCTCATTTTCTGCTAGTACAAACTGGTCGTCTGCAAAATACAGGCTAATTATTTTGCTGTCCCCTAGTATCACTCCCATAACCTGGCATTTTCTACGCCAAGCCAGCAGTATCGCTCCTAGATACAAttcttcggttcaaatggctccgatcactatgcgacttaacttctgaggtcatcagtcgcctagaacttagaactaattaaacctaactaacctaaggacatcacacacatccattcccgaggcaggattcgaacctgtgagcgtagcggtcgctcggttccagactgtagcgtcccagaaccgcacggccactccggccggccaattctTCTGTCCAACTGTGTTATTTTCATACAATTTCATAACAACCTTTAGCAATCTTTtatccaactctctctctctctctctttcaaaatTTCCCAAAGATAGTTGGTGGGTACACTATCACATGCTTTCTCTAGGTTAATCAAAGTAATACGCGTCTGGAGATGCTTGCTGCATTACGCTAGTTATCGTGAATAATGATGATGAGAAGTATTTCACTTAATTACCTAAGGCCTGTTCAGAGGGCCATCAACTCTCTTTGAGCGCGACCTACGCTAATTTCTCATTTTTGTAGTTTACTCCTTTTCAGCAATGAAATGCAACATGCAATACACATTACACATCAAGCCGAAGTTATACAGAAGATTCTGCTCAAGTTTGCTATCCTACCCTAGAAGACTTCAACACCTCCTTATTTATTTTTTGACGTGGTCCTCCGCCTATTAGACGTTGCCTCGTACCTTGAGGCATACAAGTTTACAGTACGCCGGCCGCCACAGCGGAGGACAGCGACGACGGGAAGACATGTGATGCAACTCTCGGCAGTCGCACAGCGAGCTTCATTCAAATCACTTGCCGCTCATGCGACAGCTGCGTAATTGTCCAATCAGGACACTTGCGCCATTCCTTTCTTCCTGAGTACGCCCCATTTCCTAAATTGAATAACAACCGGCACTATCCTCACTTACTGGGTATCATTGACGGCGCAGGCAGATCACACTTGCTGGTTGTTCTCGCCTGCAGTATGCCGGCCTCTCTCCTTTCTACTGCTCCAGGCAGCAGAGTGCGACTAAATGATTCATAAAAAAACTCCTATAAAGCACGGCGCCAACGACATCTCATCGTACCAGCGGAATTTAAATTATCTCCCACACTGATACTACctataataaaaaaaatctaaaaattaaaagCACTTTCCCACAAACACAATTTTACTCATCGGCTACAGCTTCACGCGGGTCTCGGTTTAGATTTCCCTTTTCATTAACGAAAAACACAAAATATGAATGTCTGCAGTATTTCTTTTTCCAGGTTATCCAGTTAACCAGTTTCCGGATTACAAAGTTATCGTTAAACAATAAACAACTACGGA
It encodes:
- the LOC124606112 gene encoding neurofilament heavy polypeptide-like, giving the protein MKLLVVSLAVLCACVAFPVDEAPRPVVPLVITDYSSVAPDDTKKEASADAPVKTETPAADPTGETTKAVAAAEVPVPAAPAEPAAAAAAPVEAAAEAAAKPEVKSDKPEAEATAAAPVEKPAAEAAKPEESKPAEDPKPAPAEDAVKVAEPEKEESPKPEGDKPVTVAKTEEEPAKAASEPVKAAELPKPEDEKKLEDAVADKTEEKDTPKPEGEAAKADEPAKPEEPAKPEPAVAAAEPEPAKEEKKPEEVKKEEEPAKPEEAKKEEMAVKDAPKEEAKNDAPAVAAAAATTRRRREAIAAEEKKDKKPTDNKKDDKKGKSEEEESKEESKEESKEVAPEAPVSTEVAADAKPEVAAAEPTALEPVKAEAEEKKPEETQGAVKAQPAEEPEKKAEEKPEEEKKPEEKTEEVKKEEEEKKPEEEKKAEEEPTNEAPAKAEEKPAKEEEQKPAEAAASS